The Verrucomicrobiota bacterium genome window below encodes:
- a CDS encoding branched-chain amino acid ABC transporter permease — translation MNGLTYGALLFIVSSGFTLIFGLMRIVNMSHGVFYILGAYVSYTVQSKTGNWVVGTLAGTAAVGLMALIVYQLINRVNGDLPRTLLTVGIAMILADFCLWAWGGLPLTLQAPAQLRRPVILGSFIYPGFRSFVLVTAVVIGLALWVLLHHTKFGAIVRAGVDNRWMVAALGINIERIFALTFLLGGLLAGFGGAIGGSYLAFGPGTDFIILTYALVVVILGGMGSLAGSAVGAVVVGLVDSFGRTYFSELAIFLLSGTLILVLAFRPQGLFGRPG, via the coding sequence ATGAACGGCCTCACTTACGGGGCCCTGCTTTTTATCGTCTCGAGTGGTTTCACCCTCATTTTCGGCCTGATGAGGATCGTCAACATGAGCCATGGGGTCTTCTACATCCTGGGGGCGTACGTAAGCTATACCGTTCAGAGCAAGACCGGCAATTGGGTTGTCGGCACGCTCGCCGGCACCGCGGCTGTCGGGCTGATGGCGCTCATCGTCTATCAACTGATCAACCGCGTAAACGGGGACCTGCCGCGTACGTTATTGACGGTCGGCATTGCCATGATCCTGGCCGACTTCTGCCTTTGGGCATGGGGCGGCCTACCGCTTACTTTGCAGGCGCCTGCGCAGTTGCGGAGACCCGTCATTCTCGGTAGCTTCATTTACCCGGGATTTCGGTCCTTCGTCCTTGTCACGGCCGTCGTCATCGGCTTGGCGCTTTGGGTACTGCTGCACCATACTAAGTTCGGCGCCATCGTCCGCGCGGGAGTCGACAACCGGTGGATGGTTGCCGCGTTAGGAATTAACATCGAACGCATCTTTGCGCTGACCTTTTTGTTAGGCGGCCTCCTGGCCGGGTTCGGGGGCGCGATCGGTGGCTCTTACCTTGCCTTCGGTCCCGGAACGGATTTCATCATTTTGACCTACGCACTCGTGGTCGTGATCCTCGGCGGGATGGGGAGCCTGGCCGGCTCGGCCGTCGGGGCCGTCGTCGTCGGCCTGGTGGACAGCTTCGGCCGGACTTACTTCAGCGAACTCGCCATTTTCCTCCTGAGCGGCACGTTGATTCTGGTGTTGGCCTTCCGGCCTCAAGGTCTCTTCGGGAGGCCCGGTTGA